Proteins encoded by one window of Synechococcus sp. WH 7805:
- a CDS encoding AarF/ABC1/UbiB kinase family protein, which yields MRYNPGRDARWLLLRPWISIPRVLQIVWALSGLVLSLLIRGNSSDPKVQRNLARMLLRTLTNLGPCFIKVGQALSTRPDLIRRDWLDELTKLQDDLPAFSHATALKTIETELGSPADQLFEEFPDCPIAAASLGQVYKARVHGEHWVAVKVQRPNLMFILRRDMVLIRSLGVLTAPFLPLNLGFGLGEIIDEFGRSLFEEIDYFCEADNAERFAALFANNPAVTIPTVERSLSSRRVLTTSWIHGTKLRDRQELKAQRLDPAALIRTGVISGLQQLLEFGYFHADPHPGNLFALSGRSGDLGHVAYVDFGMMDSISDSDRLTLTGAVVHLINRDFEAVARDFQQLGFLSSNADLAPIIPALEDVLGGSLGDSVGSFNFKAITDRFSELMYDYPFRVPARFALIIRAVVSQEGLALRLDPQFKIIAVAYPYVAKRLLAGDTHEMREKLMEVIFDGDGSLRLERLESLLDVVGKEQTQVGTELIPVAGAGLKLLLGRDGGDLRRRLLLTLIKDDRLDTTDLKNLTDLMRRTFGPARLAQGMLQGLNPLAA from the coding sequence GTGCGGTACAACCCTGGCCGAGATGCCCGTTGGCTGCTGCTGCGTCCGTGGATCTCCATACCCCGTGTTCTCCAGATTGTCTGGGCATTGTCCGGGCTGGTGCTGAGCTTGCTGATCCGAGGCAACAGCAGTGATCCCAAGGTTCAGAGAAATCTGGCGCGCATGCTCCTGCGCACACTCACGAATCTTGGCCCTTGCTTCATCAAGGTGGGACAGGCCCTGTCCACCCGCCCCGACCTGATTCGACGGGACTGGCTCGATGAACTAACGAAACTTCAGGACGACCTGCCTGCGTTCAGCCATGCCACTGCTCTGAAAACGATTGAAACCGAGCTGGGGTCACCGGCCGATCAACTGTTTGAAGAGTTTCCCGATTGTCCTATTGCTGCAGCAAGCCTGGGCCAGGTGTACAAAGCCAGGGTTCACGGTGAGCACTGGGTAGCCGTCAAGGTGCAGCGCCCCAATTTGATGTTCATCCTCCGGCGCGACATGGTGCTGATCCGGAGTCTGGGCGTACTAACAGCTCCGTTCTTGCCACTCAACCTTGGCTTCGGCCTGGGTGAGATCATCGATGAATTCGGCCGCAGCCTGTTTGAAGAAATTGATTACTTCTGCGAAGCCGACAATGCCGAGCGTTTCGCAGCCCTGTTTGCCAACAATCCTGCTGTCACGATCCCCACAGTGGAGCGTTCGTTATCGAGCAGGCGAGTCCTGACAACCAGCTGGATTCATGGAACCAAACTGCGCGATCGCCAGGAACTCAAAGCCCAACGACTTGATCCGGCCGCTCTGATCCGAACCGGCGTCATCAGTGGCTTGCAACAACTTCTCGAATTCGGGTATTTCCACGCCGACCCGCACCCAGGCAACCTGTTCGCACTCAGCGGCCGAAGCGGTGACCTCGGGCATGTGGCCTACGTCGATTTCGGCATGATGGATTCCATCAGCGACAGCGACCGCCTCACCTTGACAGGCGCCGTTGTGCACCTCATCAATCGTGACTTCGAGGCTGTCGCACGCGATTTTCAGCAACTTGGTTTTCTCTCGAGTAACGCCGATCTTGCTCCGATCATTCCGGCGCTTGAGGATGTTTTAGGAGGAAGTCTCGGTGATTCTGTGGGGTCATTCAATTTCAAAGCGATCACTGATCGCTTTTCAGAATTGATGTACGACTATCCATTCAGAGTGCCGGCCCGCTTCGCCCTGATCATCCGAGCTGTGGTGAGCCAGGAGGGCTTGGCCCTTCGCCTCGATCCGCAGTTCAAGATCATTGCCGTGGCCTATCCCTACGTGGCCAAGCGTTTGCTTGCTGGGGACACCCACGAAATGAGGGAAAAATTGATGGAGGTGATTTTCGACGGTGATGGCAGCTTGAGGCTTGAACGACTTGAAAGCCTTCTTGATGTTGTGGGGAAAGAGCAGACGCAAGTCGGAACAGAGTTGATACCAGTGGCAGGGGCAGGCTTGAAGTTGCTGCTGGGGCGCGATGGAGGCGACCTGCGCCGAAGGCTTCTGCTCACCCTGATCAAGGACGATCGACTGGACACAACGGATTTGAAAAATCTCACCGATCTGATGCGCCGAACCTTTGGTCCGGCTCGCCTCGCGCAGGGGATGCTCCAAGGACTCAACCCTCTTGCAGCCTGA